From Qipengyuania soli:
GCGTTGTTCTTCATGGGCCTCAAGACCGCCAGCCCTTCGGCGTCAGGCGTCGTCAGCCTTACCGGCGCGCCGATGACCGTCTTGTTTGCGATCATCTTTTTGGGAGAAAGAATCCGCTGGAAGCGCGGTTTAGGCATCGGCCTCTCCTTCGGCGGGGTGTTCTTCGCCATGACCGGATCGAGCCAGATGGAGGCGAGCAGTGGGCTGCTGCTGGTGTTCGTGTCCGCCGTGATCGGCGCGCTCGGCGCAGTCTTCGTCAAGAAGCTCGATATTTCGTCGATCCGTCTCCAGGCATGGGCCGCGGTCGCATCGATCGCAGTGCTGGGGCCACTTTCGATGCTGTTCGAGCACGACCTGATGGCACCGGTCATTGCTGCGCCTTGGGAGGTAGCGGCATGCCTGTTCTTCGCTGCGGTCATCGTGTCGATCGGCGCGCACACCGCCTATTTCCAGATGCTCCAGCGTTACGACACGAACGTCATCGTGCCCCTGACGCTGTTCACGCCGATCCTCACCATCGCCTTTGGTGCCTGGTTGACGGGTGATACGGTCGGTGGCCGCCTGATCGTCGGCGGTGCCATCGCCCTGGTCGGCGTTGCGATCATCGTCGTCCGGCCGAGCGAGACCTTTACGCGGCGTTTCCTGGTGAAACTGCGGCTCTGATCAGCCTATCGGCATGACCCAGCCATGCGTGTCGGCAATGGTGCCGCGCTGGATGCCGACGAGCTTCTCGCGAATCTTGCTGGTGAGTTGGCCGGGTCCGCCACTGCCGATGGTGAACTCGCCGTCCTCGCCTGCAACCTTTCCGACCGGCGTCACAACTGCTGCGGTGCCACAGGCCATGGTTTCGAGCAGGTGCCCGCTTTGGGCATCGGTGCGCCACTGATCGATGGAGTAGGGTTCCTCACTGACGTTGAGCCCTTCCTCGCGCAGGAGCTGGATGAGGCTGGCGCGAGTGATGCCGGGTAGGATCGTGCCGGTCAGCGGCGGAGTGATGACGCGGCCGTCATCGAACACGAAGAACAGGTTCATGCCGCCAAGTTCCTCGACCCACTTGTGCTCGACCGCATCGAGGAACAGCACCTGGTCGTGACCACGGGCAAAGGCTTCGCGCGTCGGGACGAGGCTGGCGGCATAGTTGCCGCCGCACTTGGCCGCACCGGTGCCGCCGGGAGCAGCGCGGGTATAGCTCGAAATCCAGATGCTGACGGCCGGTGCGCCGGACTTGAAGTAGTTTCCGGCAGGCCCCGCGATGACCATGAACTTGTAGCGTTTTGCCGGGCGGACACCGAGGAAGGCCTCGGTCGCGATCATGAAGGGGCGCAGATAGAGCGACGAGCCTTCCGCACCCGGTACCCATTTGCCGTCCACGGCTATGAGCTGGCGGATAGCTTCGACGAAGAGCTCTTCCGGCACATGTGGCATGGCAAGGCGATCTGCCGACGCATTGAGCCGACGCGCGTTTTCTTCGGGACGGAAGAGGGCGATGGAGCCGTCCTCGTGGCGGTAGGCCTTGAGTCCTTCGAAGATCTCCTGGGCGTAATGCAGGACGGCTGCAGCCGGATCGAGCATGATTGGTGCGCGCGGTTCGACCTTCGCATCGTGCCAACCTTGGCCGTCGGTATATTCGATCGTCACCATGTGATCGGTGAAATGCGTGCCGAAGCCGGGATTGGCGAGGATTGCCTCGCGATCGGTGTCGGAGGTCGTGGCCGGGTGCGGGATGTGTTCGAACTGCATAGGGCGCGGGTAATCCGGGCACGCGCCTTGCGCAAGGCAGGCAAACTATATCGCCCAAAATGAGAAGGGCAGCGCCACCCTTGGGTGTGCTGCCCTTCGCATGGTCAGCGGCGGGAAGTGCCGCTCACGAAGTCTCTATCCGGTATCTGCTTACCGATAGTACCTCGCGCGGAAACTTGCCGACCTCTCTGCTGAACCATGAGACATCGGATCACCTCCTTTCGCGCTTGTGAGCTAGAAGCCCCTTTCCAAGGACCCCAAGACCGCGTTTCGCCGCTGATCTTGATTACCAATTTGTTGCGCGAACGGGATGAAAACAAGGCTTGAAAAAAAGTTTTCCCACGTCAGAATTGTTAGATGTGGCCCGGCAGATTTGCGCGGGCCTTTTTCTTGCCTAGCGACAGTCCTCGATGACCCGCGTCACTTCCGCCCAGTTCGGCAGGTAAAGCGCGCTAGTCCCCGGCATCTCCACGGCAAATCGTCCACGGGTCAGGGCCATCGCATCGAGCAGCGGGTCGCTGGCAGACAGATTCGCGCTGACGCTGCTCGAACCGCTCTGGACCGCCAGCGTGCGGTCAACTGTCTCGGTCCTGATGATCATGGCTGTGGAAGAATCGCTTCCCGATGCGCGCGTGAGAATCACGCTACGGGCCTGGCGGTTGCATTCGATAGAGAAACGGGCGCCTTGCTGCGGCTCGCCGAACAGGGCGATCGATCCGGTGTTCGTCGCGCGATAGGTCCACGATCCCGAGGTTTGCGGTGCGTCGATCCAGTTATCGAATGTCGGAGCCGCTGAGGGCGGAGTGGGCGTTGGCGTCGGGATAGCAGCTGCCGGCGTGGGCGTCGGGGCAGGCGTCGACTCCGGTGCCGGCACGCAGGCGGCGATGGCGAATGTCAGCGCAAGAGCAGCTGCGGCATT
This genomic window contains:
- a CDS encoding DMT family transporter — its product is MTARAIAVMMLCNIVWALNVVVSKIAVDDFAVPPLFYAVLRSLIVAIALAPLLWPLPEKLWKVLLVGLAIGGGSFALFFMGLKTASPSASGVVSLTGAPMTVLFAIIFLGERIRWKRGLGIGLSFGGVFFAMTGSSQMEASSGLLLVFVSAVIGALGAVFVKKLDISSIRLQAWAAVASIAVLGPLSMLFEHDLMAPVIAAPWEVAACLFFAAVIVSIGAHTAYFQMLQRYDTNVIVPLTLFTPILTIAFGAWLTGDTVGGRLIVGGAIALVGVAIIVVRPSETFTRRFLVKLRL
- a CDS encoding branched-chain amino acid aminotransferase; amino-acid sequence: MQFEHIPHPATTSDTDREAILANPGFGTHFTDHMVTIEYTDGQGWHDAKVEPRAPIMLDPAAAVLHYAQEIFEGLKAYRHEDGSIALFRPEENARRLNASADRLAMPHVPEELFVEAIRQLIAVDGKWVPGAEGSSLYLRPFMIATEAFLGVRPAKRYKFMVIAGPAGNYFKSGAPAVSIWISSYTRAAPGGTGAAKCGGNYAASLVPTREAFARGHDQVLFLDAVEHKWVEELGGMNLFFVFDDGRVITPPLTGTILPGITRASLIQLLREEGLNVSEEPYSIDQWRTDAQSGHLLETMACGTAAVVTPVGKVAGEDGEFTIGSGGPGQLTSKIREKLVGIQRGTIADTHGWVMPIG